The DNA region TGACGGAGATCTTGAAGTCGTGGAAGCCGTGCTCCTCGAACAGCGAAGCCTCCCACACGGCCGACTCCACCAGAGCCTCGGGAGTGGCCTTGCCGTACTTCTTCATGATGCCCGGCTCAAGGGAACCCGCGTTAACTCCGATTCGGATGGAGGTGCCGTGGTCTTTGGCCGCCTTGGCGATTTCCTTGACCTGGTCATCGAACTTGCGGATGTTGCCGGGATTAACCCGCACCGCGGCGCACCCTGCCTCGATGGCCGCGAACACATATTTGGGCTGGAAGTGGATGTCCGCAATGACCGGGATCTGGGACTTGCGGGCGATGATGGGCAGCGCCTCGGCGTCGTCCGCTGACGGGCAGGCCACACGGACAATATCGCAGCCGGAGGCGGTGAGTTCCGCGATCTGCTGCAACGTGGCATTGATGTCCGTGGTGGGCGTGGTGGTCATGGACTGGACGCTGATAGGCGAGTCCGAGCCGACTCCCACAGATCCAACCTTGATCTGGCGCGTCTTGCGGCGGGGGGCAAGGACTGGCGGTGGTGCTGACGGCATTCCCAGGCTGACCGAGGTCACGTGGACTCCTAGTTTCTTAGTGGCTTGAAGCTCTGCGGGTTAGGCGTTGTAGCCGGAAAGGAGGCCGATGACGGGCGTCCACTCCGTGGTGCGGATCCCGGCGATGGCCTGGGCTCCCGCGTAGGGATCCTGCTTGAGGATCTCGTTCAGCTCGGTTTCGTCCGAAGCGCTGAAAATCAGCAAAGCGCCGGCACCGTCCGCGTAAGGTCCGCTGGTCAGGAGCTTCCCCTCGCCGGAAAGACCGGAAAGCCATTCCCGGTGGGCCGGGCGGTGCTTGTCTCGGGCTTCGGTGGAATCAGGTGCAAAAACGTACTCAACGGCAAAAACAGTCATACCGCTACCCTATCGCCATGGCTGCCTCCTTCCCATCCGGGCGGCAGCCACCGACGATGTTCAGCGCAGGCAACAGGGAGCTAGCCGGGCCGCGGTGGAGTCACCGCTTTCCCATCAAAGGCACCAGGCCGCCCGTGGCGCACAAGCTTGCAGCGAGTGACGCCAGGACTATCGGGCCCAGGAACCCTTGGGCCGCTCCGAAGCCGACGGATCCCATCGCTTGCCCACTGGCCAGAGCGATGAACAGGATCGAGGTGCCTGCCCCTCCGTTGCCCGGCCAGGCGTGACGGGCCCACAGGATGAGCACCGCGGACAGGCCCATGTAGCCGGCGCCGAAGAGTGGAGCAAACAGGCCCACCCCGAAACGAGCCATCCCATAGGTGGCGGCAATCAGCAGCATCCCCGCCACCGCCACGCCCATGCCAGTCCCCCCTCGGCGGCCCACGTCTGCGCTCGTCATCACGCCCCTCCCTGGGTATAACGATCGTTCCACCATAACGAACCGCCTCGGAACGCCCCGCACCCGCAGACGGGCAGAATGACCCGGTATTCGAAC from Arthrobacter pascens includes:
- a CDS encoding YciI family protein, whose amino-acid sequence is MTVFAVEYVFAPDSTEARDKHRPAHREWLSGLSGEGKLLTSGPYADGAGALLIFSASDETELNEILKQDPYAGAQAIAGIRTTEWTPVIGLLSGYNA